The following are encoded together in the Salvia hispanica cultivar TCC Black 2014 chromosome 6, UniMelb_Shisp_WGS_1.0, whole genome shotgun sequence genome:
- the LOC125196709 gene encoding putative E3 ubiquitin-protein ligase LIN-1 isoform X2: MPPPPATIDITAARDLAGAIQRHMQAALANKSLKHKCFSKLNIQSQEFFEFSDHSVLSNLYWGVENAEAALDSHSYEERESRLDASEKMLQIPASLDGSGATLGIPNAYLLCSSFLYLAAVEFARAHHWRGAAHFLQAVSICPRVVCRELAPGIWRELVPLLVGRGVGEAMDCSVALDEFDDGMIDDAMRWIAGRYKPWLMYYQIMSAADSSRTDAVSTPLSGVQKSCKQRIGVKANDPNRPTTNQESISNDVQEELRVVSCAPTLERRRSIEAQARSNPNTKCLKDILTESQPDTPKSSISDKLDDDTFSESCDEDEEEEYPNHIGTLSWNARTSIGKKRRGSLNIDRTNMECINRSFSTSGLKSTYQYAPHHGVWRRAKSLSSRATQQLEETEQNGVVERIISKLCFTEELGKTEVDYTVEINTIYQALNTKTGLKYSLLKDMILDQLIISISTSKEDMVVRTSLAILSTIITSNTSAVDDIKRKGLHLHDLAAALKRRMHEAAILIYLINPPPAEVRTLELLPCLVEVVCTASTSHRVGPITPPAASLMIIERMVTSFDPETNSTYLAAITPPGVLSALVRAPRRDSLDEVASLAHILAKSMCFDGKCRRYISQISHTTPFAALLSSNQERAASAALEFFNELLKTPRSSAISLLEEMKKQGSSSNLCTLFLLAQNSTPEYRVLAANVLLQLEVFEDTSAKSTYGEEAAEALFEALQREESPQTQALSSFILANLGGTFSWTGEAYTMAWLVRKTGLNLSQHKNLIKTYDFLDQSLQDGGVDSWCSKIAQRILKLGTRVFEALDKGLKSKIRRVARESLVATAWLGLELMKGHDELRHAACEILLHSIEQFVHPGFELEERLVACLCIYNYTSGRGMKRIMSLSEGVRESLRRLSNVTWMAEELLKVADYFQPNKWRISCVHSQILEAGTKCSAAVTALIYYKGYLCSGYADGSIKAWEVKGQTVTLVLERKEHRKAVTCLALYDPGSCLLSGSPDKTIKMWQMQQRNLECIEVIPTKESIRSIDSLGELIFVTTQNHKLKVIDGSRKARDVVKNKNVKCMRVAQGKVYAGCVDSSILEVMISNNRQQEIKGPSKGWMQNKPIRSLSLYKDWLYSASSSVEGAKMKEWRRSSRPQTSVVPEKGSSILAMEVVEDFIYLNCSTSMSSLQ; encoded by the exons ATGCCACCACCACCAGCAACAATCGACATCACCGCCGCCCGCGATCTCGCCGGCGCAATCCAGCGCCACATGCAGGCCGCCCTCGCCAACAAATCCCTAAAACACAAATGCTTCTCCAAGCTCAACATCCAATCCCAGGAATTCTTCGAATTCTCCGACCACTCCGTCCTCTCCAACCTCTACTGGGGCGTCGAGAACGCGGAGGCCGCGCTCGATTCACACTCCTAcgaggagagagagagcaggCTCGACGCCTCCGAGAAAATGCTGCAGATTCCGGCCTCCCTGGACGGCAGCGGCGCCACCTTAGGAATCCCCAACGCCTACCTCCTCTGCTCCTCCTTCCTCTACCTCGCCGCCGTCGAGTTCGCGCGCGCCCACCACTGGCGCGGCGCGGCGCATTTCCTTCAGGCGGTCTCCATTTGTCCGAGGGTCGTGTGTCGTGAACTCGCCCCCGGAATATGGCGGGAGCTTGTGCCGCTGCTTGTGGGGCGTGGGGTTGGGGAAGCTATGGACTGCTCTGTGGCGTTGGATGAGTTTGACGATGGGATGATCGATGATGCCATGAGATGGATCGCCGGAAGATACAAGCCCTGGTTGATGTACTACCAGATCATGTCCGCAGCGGATTCCAGCCGGACCGACGCCGTTTCTACACCTTT GAGCGGAGTTCAAAAATCGTGCAAGCAAAGAATTGGAGTCAAAGCTAATGATCCTAAT CGACCTACTACCAACCAAGAAAGCATATCTAACGACGTGCAAGAAGAACTACGCGTCGTTAGTTGTGCCCCAACGTTGGAACGACGTCGGAGCATAGAAGCACAAGCTAGGAGCAATCCGAACACCAAATGTCTCAAAGACATACTTACAGAATCCCAACCAGACACACCAAAATCCTCAATTTCTGACAAACTTGATGATGATACTTTCTCTGAG AGTTgcgatgaagatgaagaagaagaatatcCGAATCACATTGGTACACTATCATG GAATGCAAGAACATCCATTGGCAAGAAGAGGAGAGGATCTCTTAACATTGATAGAACAAACATGGAATGCATTAACCGGAGTTTCTCCACTTCCGGCCTCAAATCAACATATCAGTATGCTCCCCATCATGGTGTATGGAGACGGGCAAAGAGCCTAAGCTCCCGAGCCACGCAACAGCTAGAGGAAACCGAACAAAATGGAGTAGTCGAGAGAATAATCTCCAAGCTCTGCTTCACTGAAGAGCTCGGCAAAACCGAGGTAGACTACACCGTGGAAATAAACACCATCTACCAAGCGCTAAACACAAAGACAGGCCTCAAATACTCCCTTTTAAAAGACATGATCTTAGATCAGCTCATTATATCAATCTCCACCTCAAAAGAAGACATGGTAGTAAGGACATCACTAGCCATACTCTCCACCATTATCACTTCCAACACATCCGCCGTGGACGACATAAAACGAAAAGGGTTGCACCTACACGACCTTGCTGCTGCCCTCAAACGGCGTATGCACGAGGCAGCCATCCTTATCTACCTCATCAACCCACCGCCCGCGGAGGTCAGAACGCTCGAGCTCCTTCCCTGCCTCGTGGAGGTAGTCTGCACTGCCTCCACGAGCCATAGGGTGGGGCCGATCACCCCTCCCGCTGCCTCATTGATGATCATAGAGAGAATGGTGACCTCGTTCGACCCTGAGACGAACAGCACGTATCTGGCAGCGATCACCCCGCCTGGGGTGCTCTCTGCCCTCGTTCGTGCCCCGAGGAGGGACAGCCTCGATGAGGTCGCCTCCTTGGCTCATATACTAGCAAAGAGTATGTGCTTTGATGGGAAATGCAGGAGATACATATCCCAAATATCCCACACAACGCCATTCGCCGCCCTCCTTTCGAGTAACCAAGAAAGAGCTGCCTCTGCTGCTCTCGAGTTCTTCAACGAGTTGCTGAAAACGCCAAG ATCATCTGCCATATCCTTATTGGAGGAGATGAAGAAACAAGGAAGCAGCAGCAATTTGTGTACTCTTTTCTTACTTGCCCAGAATTCTACTCCTGAATACAGAGTTCTAGCAGCAAATGTACTACTACAGCTAGAAGTTTTT GAAGATACATCTGCAAAATCCACGTATGGAGAAGAAGCGGCAGAGGCCCTTTTTGAAGCACTGCAACGCGAAGAATCCCCACAAACACAGGCCCTTTCATCGTTCATCCTAGCAAATCTTGGTGGGACTTTTTCTTGGACTGGAGAGGCCTACACAATGGCTTGGCTGGTGAGGAAAACTGGTCTGAACTTATCACAGCATAAGAATCTGATCAAAACCTATGACTTTCTTGATCAAAGTTTGCAg GATGGTGGAGTAGATTCATGGTGCAGCAAGATCGCGCAGCGGATACTGAAGCTAGGGACACGTGTATTTGAGGCATTGGACAAGGGACTAAAGAGCAAGATAAGAAGAGTTGCAAGAGAAAGTTTGGTAGCTACTGCTTGGTTAGGACTTGAGCTCATGAAAGGTCATGATGAACTGAGGCATGCTGCTTGTGAGATCCTGCTGCATAGCATCGAGCAGTTCGTGCACCCTGGTTTTGAGCTTGAGGAACGCCTTGTGGCTTGCTTGTGCATCTACAACTACACTTCAGGCAGAG GGATGAAGAGAATAATGAGTCTATCAGAAGGTGTCAGAGAATCACTTAGACGTCTGTCGAATGTGACTTGGATGGCTGAGGAATTGCTCAAAGTGGCTGACTATTTCCAGCCAAATAAGTGG CGTATATCGTGTGTTCATAGCCAGATCTTGGAGGCGGGGACTAAATGTAGTGCAGCTGTGACTGCACTCATTTACTACAAGGGCTATTTATGCAGTGGATATGCTGATGGATCTATTAAG GCATGGGAGGTGAAGGGTCAGACAGTGACGCTTGTGCTTGAGAGGAAGGAGCACAGAAAGGCTGTAACATGCTTGGCTCTCTATGATCCGGGGAGCTGCCTCTTGAGTGGCTCACCTGATAAAACTATCAAG aTGTGGCAAATGCAGCAGAGGAATCTTGAGTGTATTGAAGTGATACCTACAAAGGAATCTATTAGAAGCATAGATTCTTTAGGGGAACTGATTTTTGTTACTACTCAAAACCATAAACTAAAG gTGATTGATGGTTCAAGAAAAGCAAGAGACGTGGTCAAGAACAAGAACGTAAAATGCATGAGAGTGGCGCAGGGAAAGGTCTACGCAGGGTGCGTTGATTCAAGCATTTTGGAGGTGATGATAAGCAACAATCGGCAACAAGAGATCAAAGGGCCATCAAAGGGCTGGATGCAGAACAAGCCTATTAGGTCACTTTCTTTGTATAAAGACTGGTTGTATAGTGCAAGCTCTTCCGTTGAGGGCGCAAAGATGAAG GAATGGAGACGAAGCAGCCGGCCTCAAACATCAGTGGTGCCGGAGAAAGGATCAAGCATTCTAGCAATGGAAGTTGTGGAGGATTTCATCTACTTAAACTGCAGCACATCAATGAGCAGCTTGCAG TGA
- the LOC125196709 gene encoding putative E3 ubiquitin-protein ligase LIN-1 isoform X1, translating into MPPPPATIDITAARDLAGAIQRHMQAALANKSLKHKCFSKLNIQSQEFFEFSDHSVLSNLYWGVENAEAALDSHSYEERESRLDASEKMLQIPASLDGSGATLGIPNAYLLCSSFLYLAAVEFARAHHWRGAAHFLQAVSICPRVVCRELAPGIWRELVPLLVGRGVGEAMDCSVALDEFDDGMIDDAMRWIAGRYKPWLMYYQIMSAADSSRTDAVSTPLSGVQKSCKQRIGVKANDPNRPTTNQESISNDVQEELRVVSCAPTLERRRSIEAQARSNPNTKCLKDILTESQPDTPKSSISDKLDDDTFSESCDEDEEEEYPNHIGTLSWNARTSIGKKRRGSLNIDRTNMECINRSFSTSGLKSTYQYAPHHGVWRRAKSLSSRATQQLEETEQNGVVERIISKLCFTEELGKTEVDYTVEINTIYQALNTKTGLKYSLLKDMILDQLIISISTSKEDMVVRTSLAILSTIITSNTSAVDDIKRKGLHLHDLAAALKRRMHEAAILIYLINPPPAEVRTLELLPCLVEVVCTASTSHRVGPITPPAASLMIIERMVTSFDPETNSTYLAAITPPGVLSALVRAPRRDSLDEVASLAHILAKSMCFDGKCRRYISQISHTTPFAALLSSNQERAASAALEFFNELLKTPRSSAISLLEEMKKQGSSSNLCTLFLLAQNSTPEYRVLAANVLLQLEVFEDTSAKSTYGEEAAEALFEALQREESPQTQALSSFILANLGGTFSWTGEAYTMAWLVRKTGLNLSQHKNLIKTYDFLDQSLQDGGVDSWCSKIAQRILKLGTRVFEALDKGLKSKIRRVARESLVATAWLGLELMKGHDELRHAACEILLHSIEQFVHPGFELEERLVACLCIYNYTSGRGMKRIMSLSEGVRESLRRLSNVTWMAEELLKVADYFQPNKWRISCVHSQILEAGTKCSAAVTALIYYKGYLCSGYADGSIKAWEVKGQTVTLVLERKEHRKAVTCLALYDPGSCLLSGSPDKTIKMWQMQQRNLECIEVIPTKESIRSIDSLGELIFVTTQNHKLKVIDGSRKARDVVKNKNVKCMRVAQGKVYAGCVDSSILEVMISNNRQQEIKGPSKGWMQNKPIRSLSLYKDWLYSASSSVEGAKMKEWRRSSRPQTSVVPEKGSSILAMEVVEDFIYLNCSTSMSSLQIWLRGTQQKVGRLSAGSKITSLLSANDMILCGTEKGVIKGWIPL; encoded by the exons ATGCCACCACCACCAGCAACAATCGACATCACCGCCGCCCGCGATCTCGCCGGCGCAATCCAGCGCCACATGCAGGCCGCCCTCGCCAACAAATCCCTAAAACACAAATGCTTCTCCAAGCTCAACATCCAATCCCAGGAATTCTTCGAATTCTCCGACCACTCCGTCCTCTCCAACCTCTACTGGGGCGTCGAGAACGCGGAGGCCGCGCTCGATTCACACTCCTAcgaggagagagagagcaggCTCGACGCCTCCGAGAAAATGCTGCAGATTCCGGCCTCCCTGGACGGCAGCGGCGCCACCTTAGGAATCCCCAACGCCTACCTCCTCTGCTCCTCCTTCCTCTACCTCGCCGCCGTCGAGTTCGCGCGCGCCCACCACTGGCGCGGCGCGGCGCATTTCCTTCAGGCGGTCTCCATTTGTCCGAGGGTCGTGTGTCGTGAACTCGCCCCCGGAATATGGCGGGAGCTTGTGCCGCTGCTTGTGGGGCGTGGGGTTGGGGAAGCTATGGACTGCTCTGTGGCGTTGGATGAGTTTGACGATGGGATGATCGATGATGCCATGAGATGGATCGCCGGAAGATACAAGCCCTGGTTGATGTACTACCAGATCATGTCCGCAGCGGATTCCAGCCGGACCGACGCCGTTTCTACACCTTT GAGCGGAGTTCAAAAATCGTGCAAGCAAAGAATTGGAGTCAAAGCTAATGATCCTAAT CGACCTACTACCAACCAAGAAAGCATATCTAACGACGTGCAAGAAGAACTACGCGTCGTTAGTTGTGCCCCAACGTTGGAACGACGTCGGAGCATAGAAGCACAAGCTAGGAGCAATCCGAACACCAAATGTCTCAAAGACATACTTACAGAATCCCAACCAGACACACCAAAATCCTCAATTTCTGACAAACTTGATGATGATACTTTCTCTGAG AGTTgcgatgaagatgaagaagaagaatatcCGAATCACATTGGTACACTATCATG GAATGCAAGAACATCCATTGGCAAGAAGAGGAGAGGATCTCTTAACATTGATAGAACAAACATGGAATGCATTAACCGGAGTTTCTCCACTTCCGGCCTCAAATCAACATATCAGTATGCTCCCCATCATGGTGTATGGAGACGGGCAAAGAGCCTAAGCTCCCGAGCCACGCAACAGCTAGAGGAAACCGAACAAAATGGAGTAGTCGAGAGAATAATCTCCAAGCTCTGCTTCACTGAAGAGCTCGGCAAAACCGAGGTAGACTACACCGTGGAAATAAACACCATCTACCAAGCGCTAAACACAAAGACAGGCCTCAAATACTCCCTTTTAAAAGACATGATCTTAGATCAGCTCATTATATCAATCTCCACCTCAAAAGAAGACATGGTAGTAAGGACATCACTAGCCATACTCTCCACCATTATCACTTCCAACACATCCGCCGTGGACGACATAAAACGAAAAGGGTTGCACCTACACGACCTTGCTGCTGCCCTCAAACGGCGTATGCACGAGGCAGCCATCCTTATCTACCTCATCAACCCACCGCCCGCGGAGGTCAGAACGCTCGAGCTCCTTCCCTGCCTCGTGGAGGTAGTCTGCACTGCCTCCACGAGCCATAGGGTGGGGCCGATCACCCCTCCCGCTGCCTCATTGATGATCATAGAGAGAATGGTGACCTCGTTCGACCCTGAGACGAACAGCACGTATCTGGCAGCGATCACCCCGCCTGGGGTGCTCTCTGCCCTCGTTCGTGCCCCGAGGAGGGACAGCCTCGATGAGGTCGCCTCCTTGGCTCATATACTAGCAAAGAGTATGTGCTTTGATGGGAAATGCAGGAGATACATATCCCAAATATCCCACACAACGCCATTCGCCGCCCTCCTTTCGAGTAACCAAGAAAGAGCTGCCTCTGCTGCTCTCGAGTTCTTCAACGAGTTGCTGAAAACGCCAAG ATCATCTGCCATATCCTTATTGGAGGAGATGAAGAAACAAGGAAGCAGCAGCAATTTGTGTACTCTTTTCTTACTTGCCCAGAATTCTACTCCTGAATACAGAGTTCTAGCAGCAAATGTACTACTACAGCTAGAAGTTTTT GAAGATACATCTGCAAAATCCACGTATGGAGAAGAAGCGGCAGAGGCCCTTTTTGAAGCACTGCAACGCGAAGAATCCCCACAAACACAGGCCCTTTCATCGTTCATCCTAGCAAATCTTGGTGGGACTTTTTCTTGGACTGGAGAGGCCTACACAATGGCTTGGCTGGTGAGGAAAACTGGTCTGAACTTATCACAGCATAAGAATCTGATCAAAACCTATGACTTTCTTGATCAAAGTTTGCAg GATGGTGGAGTAGATTCATGGTGCAGCAAGATCGCGCAGCGGATACTGAAGCTAGGGACACGTGTATTTGAGGCATTGGACAAGGGACTAAAGAGCAAGATAAGAAGAGTTGCAAGAGAAAGTTTGGTAGCTACTGCTTGGTTAGGACTTGAGCTCATGAAAGGTCATGATGAACTGAGGCATGCTGCTTGTGAGATCCTGCTGCATAGCATCGAGCAGTTCGTGCACCCTGGTTTTGAGCTTGAGGAACGCCTTGTGGCTTGCTTGTGCATCTACAACTACACTTCAGGCAGAG GGATGAAGAGAATAATGAGTCTATCAGAAGGTGTCAGAGAATCACTTAGACGTCTGTCGAATGTGACTTGGATGGCTGAGGAATTGCTCAAAGTGGCTGACTATTTCCAGCCAAATAAGTGG CGTATATCGTGTGTTCATAGCCAGATCTTGGAGGCGGGGACTAAATGTAGTGCAGCTGTGACTGCACTCATTTACTACAAGGGCTATTTATGCAGTGGATATGCTGATGGATCTATTAAG GCATGGGAGGTGAAGGGTCAGACAGTGACGCTTGTGCTTGAGAGGAAGGAGCACAGAAAGGCTGTAACATGCTTGGCTCTCTATGATCCGGGGAGCTGCCTCTTGAGTGGCTCACCTGATAAAACTATCAAG aTGTGGCAAATGCAGCAGAGGAATCTTGAGTGTATTGAAGTGATACCTACAAAGGAATCTATTAGAAGCATAGATTCTTTAGGGGAACTGATTTTTGTTACTACTCAAAACCATAAACTAAAG gTGATTGATGGTTCAAGAAAAGCAAGAGACGTGGTCAAGAACAAGAACGTAAAATGCATGAGAGTGGCGCAGGGAAAGGTCTACGCAGGGTGCGTTGATTCAAGCATTTTGGAGGTGATGATAAGCAACAATCGGCAACAAGAGATCAAAGGGCCATCAAAGGGCTGGATGCAGAACAAGCCTATTAGGTCACTTTCTTTGTATAAAGACTGGTTGTATAGTGCAAGCTCTTCCGTTGAGGGCGCAAAGATGAAG GAATGGAGACGAAGCAGCCGGCCTCAAACATCAGTGGTGCCGGAGAAAGGATCAAGCATTCTAGCAATGGAAGTTGTGGAGGATTTCATCTACTTAAACTGCAGCACATCAATGAGCAGCTTGCAG ATTTGGTTGAGAGGGACACAACAAAAAGTTGGAAGGCTATCAGCTGGAAGCAAGATTACAAGCCTACTTTCAGCCAATGACATGATTCTTTGTGGCACTGAGAAAGGAGTGATTAAG GGATGGATCCCTCTTTAG
- the LOC125192674 gene encoding uncharacterized protein LOC125192674, translated as MGEEKGKIQALREWVVEHKLRAVGTLWASGILGSMAYNWSQPNMKTSVKIIHARLHAQALTLAALSGAAIVEYYDHKSGAKTERVAKFLDLKENQHKN; from the exons atgggaGAAGAAAAGGGCAAAATTCAAGCTTTGAGGGAATGGGTTGTGGAGCACAAGCTTCGTGCTGTTG GGACTTTGTGGGCGAGTGGGATTCTGGGCTCAATGGCATACAATTGGTCTCAACCTAATATGAAAACAAGCGTCAAGATCATTCACGCTAG GTTGCACGCTCAAGCACTTACTCTTGCTGCGTTATCTGGGGCTGCTATTGTCGAGTACTACGACCACAAGTCAGGAGCGAAAACAGAACGAGTGGCAAAGTTCCTAGACCTGAAAGAGAATCAGCACAAGAATTGA
- the LOC125191739 gene encoding UDP-glucuronic acid decarboxylase 4-like encodes MGSDEQLLRRSNTKHQRNISASSPFRYILQEQRFVCLLIGIAIPCLVFGVMPSSSRPQKGPIPLSDQSTGIQTQFSYLHNDQISHFRAGGRVPLGLKSKRLRVLVTGGAGFVGSHLVDRLIARGDSVIVVDNFFTGRKENLVQHFSGHRMELIRHDVVEPILLEVDQIYHLACPASPVHYKYNPVKTIKTNVMGTLNMLGLAKRVGARFLLTSTSEVYGDPLEHPQTETYWGNVNPIGVRSCYDEGKRTAETLTMDYHRGLNLEVRIARIFNTYGPRMCTDDGRVVSNFVAQALRKEPLTVYGDGKQTRSFQYVSDLVEGLMRLMEGEHVGPFNLGNPGEFTMLELAKVVQDTIDPNAKIEFRPNTEDDPHKRKPDISRAKELLGWEPTVSLREGLPRMVNDFRQRIFGDEKETVGTSSA; translated from the exons atggGAAGTGATGAGCAGTTGCTGAGAAGGAGCAACACCAAACATCAGAGAAACATTTCTGCATCTTCCCCTTTTCGATATATTCTTCAAGAACAaagatttgtttgtttgttgataGGAATCGCGATCCCGTGTCTGGTTTTCGGCGTTATGCCTTCATCTTCCCGGCCTCAGAAGGGGCCGATCCCTCTCTCCGATCAATCTACCGGGATTCAGACCCAATTTTCGTATTTACACAACGATCAAATTAGTCATTTTCGAGCAG GTGGAAGAGTTCCTTTGGGATTGAAAAGCAAACGTTTGAGGGTATTGGTGACTGGTGGAGCTGGTTTCGTAGGGAGCCATTTGGTGGACCGTTTGATTGCCCGTGGTGATAGTGTGATCGTCGTTGATAACTTCTTCACGGGGCGGAAGGAGAACCTTGTGCAGCATTTCTCAGGTCATAGGATGGAGCTCATCCGACATGATGTGGTCGAGCCTATCTTGCTCGAGGTGGATCAGATATACCACTTGGCCTGCCCTGCCTCTCCTGTACATTACAAGTACAACCCTGTCAAGACAATC aAGACGAATGTGATGGGAACGTTAAACATGCTCGGACTGGCTAAGAGGGTTGGAGCACGTTTTCTGCTGACGAGCACAAGTGAAGTGTATGGTGATCCATTGGAGCATCCACAGACCGAGACCTATTGGGGCAATGTCAATCCCATTG GTGTTAGGAGTTGTTATGATGAGGGAAAGCGAACGGCTGAGACCTTGACCATGGATTATCACAGGGGACTTAATCTTGAG GTTAGAATTGCTCGAATTTTCAACACTTATGGACCGCGTATGTGCACTGATGATGGTCGCGTCGTTAGCAACTTTGTAGCTCAG GCTTTGAGAAAGGAGCCTTTGACTGTTTATGGAGATGGAAAGCAAACTAGGAGCTTCCAATATGTTTCTGATTtg GTGGAGGGCTTGATGAGGCTAATGGAAGGCGAGCACGTGGGCCCCTTCAATCTCGGGAATCCCGGTGAATTCaccatgcttgaactagctAAG GTAGTGCAAGACACAATAGATCCAAATGCAAAGATTGAGTTCAGACCAAACACAGAGGATGATCCACACAAGAGGAAACCAGACATCTCAAGGGCAAAGGAGCTTCTCGGGTGGGAGCCGACTGTCTCACTGAGAGAGGGCCTTCCTCGCATGGTCAATGACTTCAGACAACGCATCTTTGGCGATGAGAAGGAGACTGTAGGCACCTCTAGTGCTTAA
- the LOC125191738 gene encoding probable 3-ketoacyl-CoA synthase 21: MAASLLHSLCDLTTFTNNLLGLAPILIASIFYLTHKKKTTVHLLDYACYKPPPFYRAPASMFVEHLEHEHELDQESVDFQVKILEKSGFGEETSIPPALARLPIDKSISFSIDETKTVVFNVVETLLHKSNTNPRNIDILITNSSMFCPTPSLSALIVNKFKMRSNIMSFNLSGMGCSAGIISIGLAKDLLKVHKNSLALIVSSEAMNLNWYTGKNRSMLLTNCLFRLGGAAILMSSRDQDKEKAKYSLQHLERTHKGRDDRSYSCIIQELDQDNKLGVSITKNTVAVAGEVLKANMAVLGPSVLPLKEQITYALSLILKKTYIPKFKNAFEHFCIHPGGRAVISAIKKSLSMEEEDVEASRMTLHRFGNTSSSSIWYELSYIEAKGRMRKGDRVWQLAVGSGFKCNSAVWKCLCNVEGHDETNVWSDGIHSYPVEIPETINIL, translated from the coding sequence atggccGCATCTCTACTACATAGCCTATGTGATCTCACCACCTTCACCAACAACTTGCTTGGCTTGGCCCCAATCCTAATAGCATCCATCTTCTACCTCACTCACAAGAAGAAGACCACGGTACACCTCCTCGACTACGCATGCTACAAGCCCCCGCCCTTCTACCGCGCCCCCGCATCCATGTTCGTGGAGCACCTAGAACACGAGCACGAGCTCGACCAAGAAAGCGTTGACTTCCAGGTCAAGATCCTCGAGAAGTCCGGGTTCGGGGAGGAGACCAGCATCCCCCCGGCCCTGGCCCGCCTCCCCATCGACAAGTCCATCTCCTTCTCCATCGACGAGACAAAGACGGTCGTATTCAACGTGGTCGAAACCCTCCTCCACAAGTCGAACACAAACCCTAGGAACATCGACATCCTCATCACGAATTCGAGCATGTTCTGCCCCACACCCTCACTGAGTGCCCTAATTGTGAACAAATTCAAGATGAGGAGCAACATCATGAGCTTCAACCTCTCAGGAATGGGATGCAGTGCAGGGATTATATCCATAGGCCTAGCCAAAGACCTACTCAAAGTCCACAAAAACTCACTAGCCCTCATTGTAAGCAGTGAGGCTATGAACCTAAACTGGTACACCGGCAAGAACCGGTCCATGCTGCTCACCAACTGCCTCTTCCGCCTAGGCGGCGCCGCCATACTCATGTCAAGCAGAGACCAAGACAAGGAAAAGGCCAAATACTCATTACAACATCTGGAAAGAACTCACAAAGGGCGAGACGACAGATCATACTCTTGCATCATTCAAGAACTCGACCAAGACAACAAACTCGGCGTCTCCATCACAAAGAACACTGTGGCTGTAGCCGGGGAAGTCCTGAAGGCGAACATGGCCGTGTTGGGGCCTAGCGTTTTGCCTTTAAAGGAGCAAATAACCTATGCTCTCTCCCTTATCttgaaaaaaacatacataccTAAATTCAAAAATGCTTTTGAGCATTTTTGCATTCACCCTGGCGGCAGGGCTGTGATCTCTGCTATCAAGAAGAGCCTGAGCATGGAGGAAGAAGACGTGGAAGCTTCTAGAATGACGCTGCATAGATTCGGGAACACTTCCTCTTCGTCGATATGGTATGAGCTAAGCTACATTGAGGCAAAGGGGAGGATGAGGAAAGGTGATAGAGTGTGGCAGCTTGCAGTTGGGAGTGGATTTAAGTGCAACAGCGCGGTGTGGAAGTGTCTGTGCAACGTCGAAGGCCACGACGAGACCAATGTGTGGAGTGATGGGATTCATTCATATCCGGTGGAGATACCAGAGACCATCAACATACTTTAA